Below is a genomic region from Acidimicrobiia bacterium.
GTGATGATCAACAGGTGGCCGATTGGGCTACGGGCCAGGGCGCGGCCGTGGTGTGGGCCGATCAGCCGGGCCTGAATGCGGCCGTGCAATGCGGGGTAACGGCGTTGGCGGCTCAAGGAGTGGCTCAGGTGGTGGTGGCCCATGGGGACCTTCCTCGGGCTACGCAACTTGCCCCTTGTGCAGAGTTTGTTGGGGTAACGCTGGTGCCGGATCGCCATAACGATGGTACGCCGGTGGCGGTGGTGCCTGCGGAGGCAGGTTTTGTTTTTGCTTACGGTCCGGGTTCGTATGCCAAGCATGTGGCGGAGGCCGAGCGTTTGGGTTTGCCTTGGCGGAGTTTGCGTGACCCAGATTTGGGCCACGATGTGGACGAGCCGGATGATCTTGAGGGTGCGGGTCTTTAAGGGTTAGCGGCGGCGTCGGCTTCGGGTTGGCCCACCGACGGCCGGTTCCCAAGTGAATTTGCGCCAGAACACGAGGGCACCGAGCACCCCCCAAGCGGCGATGCGTAAAAGCAACCAGGGTTCGTAAACCGAGCCTTGGCGAAAGGGGTCGAAGCAAGCGAAGAAAGCGTCTGCGAATGCTTTAAGGGGGAAAATGTCCCCTAAGAGGCCCAACCAGGCTGGGGGGTCGTTGCGCACGCTGATAAAAATATTAGAGGCGAAGGCCACGGGCAGCAGGGTGGCTTGAGCCAATGCGGGTGCTGACTGCCCGGAGCTTGCTATTGAGGCTAGGGCCAGGCCCAGTAAGGAAAAGGAGGCCACGCCGAGCACGAAGGTCAACACGGCGGGCAGCAGGTTGGCCCAGTCGAATTCGATGCCGTAGGCCAACACGCCGACCGTCAACATGAGGGCGGCGCCAAAGGCGGCCAGCACGATGCCGGAACCCACCACGCCTCCTACGTATATCCAGGGCGGCAAGGGAGTGCCTCGGGTGCGTTTGAGTATTCCTTCGTCCCGCGAGATCGCCGTGGAGATGCCGATGTTGGTGTAGGTGGCTGATACGGCAGCAAATACGGCCAGGCCGGGGGCGTAAAACTGGGCGGCGGCTACTTCAACGCCGGGGGCGATGTCTACGCCTTCGAAGAGGGCGCCGAAGAGCAGCAGGAACATGAGCGGGAAGGCCAAGGTGAAAAAGGCGGCCATAACGTTGCGGCGAAAGCGGCGGTTTTGGTAGCCGATTTGGTTGGCCAACAGTTTAAGACTTGAGGGGCGTTTACTCATTTTCGTCGCCGCCTATCAAGTTGAGGTATACGTCTTCGAGGGTGGGGCGGGTGACCTCGAGGTGGCCGAGTTCTTGGTCGTGTTTTAGGGCCCAGTCGGTGAGGCGGTGTAGGTCGCCGGTGGGGTTGGTGGTGCGTATTTCTATCCGGTTGTTGACTGCCGTAACGGTGCCGGTTAGCTCGCCGAAG
It encodes:
- the cofC gene encoding 2-phospho-L-lactate guanylyltransferase — translated: MSAATSGRRAHRVVATRGASRAATVVPHEPAPITATFVVMMASLGEVSSTLAAVTHSIAVLIPVKSFADAKHRLAEVMGANERAALARNMAETVIAAAAPLPVTVVCDDQQVADWATGQGAAVVWADQPGLNAAVQCGVTALAAQGVAQVVVAHGDLPRATQLAPCAEFVGVTLVPDRHNDGTPVAVVPAEAGFVFAYGPGSYAKHVAEAERLGLPWRSLRDPDLGHDVDEPDDLEGAGL
- a CDS encoding ABC transporter permease, which produces MSKRPSSLKLLANQIGYQNRRFRRNVMAAFFTLAFPLMFLLLFGALFEGVDIAPGVEVAAAQFYAPGLAVFAAVSATYTNIGISTAISRDEGILKRTRGTPLPPWIYVGGVVGSGIVLAAFGAALMLTVGVLAYGIEFDWANLLPAVLTFVLGVASFSLLGLALASIASSGQSAPALAQATLLPVAFASNIFISVRNDPPAWLGLLGDIFPLKAFADAFFACFDPFRQGSVYEPWLLLRIAAWGVLGALVFWRKFTWEPAVGGPTRSRRRR